In bacterium, one genomic interval encodes:
- a CDS encoding DEAD/DEAH box helicase yields the protein MISFSNRGPRRPFPVRKFNNTSRPPNRRGNGQIGQYINPAKFISKAVDIAASVEYIPEHKFQSFVIDHRLKSNVLNKGYKLPTPIQDQTIPLILEGKDVVGIANTGTGKTAAFLIPLINKVYMANNNDKVLIVVPTRELAIQIDSEFKSLVKGLQMFSVCTVGGMSISRQISELRLRNHFIIGTPGRLKDLIERRMIRLNEFKTIVLDEADRMLDMGFIHDMRFVMAGMPKDRHTLFFSATISPEIERLIHEFLKTPVRVSVKTRDTATNVDQNVVKVGGGKNKIETLHELLIQKEFNKVLVFGRTKHGVEKLSRALVDRGFKADAIHGDKNHSGRQRALTAFKNNRVQVLVATDVAARGLDIPNVSHVINFDLPNTYEDYIHRIGRTGRGDKMGKALTFID from the coding sequence ATGATAAGCTTCAGTAATAGAGGCCCTAGAAGGCCTTTTCCTGTTAGAAAGTTTAATAATACCAGCCGTCCTCCGAATAGACGAGGCAACGGTCAAATAGGTCAATATATAAACCCAGCTAAGTTTATTAGCAAAGCGGTAGATATAGCGGCAAGCGTAGAATACATACCTGAACACAAGTTTCAGAGTTTTGTTATTGATCACAGGTTAAAAAGCAACGTATTAAACAAAGGCTATAAATTACCAACACCGATACAAGACCAAACCATTCCGCTTATTTTGGAAGGCAAGGACGTTGTTGGTATAGCCAATACCGGCACCGGTAAAACCGCTGCGTTTTTAATTCCATTAATAAATAAAGTTTATATGGCCAATAACAACGACAAAGTTTTAATTGTTGTGCCAACTCGTGAACTGGCGATTCAAATAGATTCCGAATTTAAGTCTTTGGTTAAAGGCTTACAAATGTTTTCTGTTTGCACTGTTGGCGGTATGAGCATTAGCCGACAAATTTCGGAACTTAGATTACGTAATCATTTTATTATTGGTACTCCGGGTAGATTGAAAGATCTGATAGAACGCAGAATGATTCGCTTAAACGAATTTAAAACCATCGTTTTAGACGAAGCCGATAGAATGTTGGATATGGGTTTTATACACGATATGCGTTTCGTTATGGCTGGTATGCCTAAGGACAGGCACACGCTTTTCTTTTCGGCTACAATCTCGCCAGAAATTGAACGCCTTATACACGAATTTTTAAAAACTCCTGTAAGAGTTTCTGTAAAAACCCGAGACACTGCCACCAATGTTGATCAAAACGTAGTAAAAGTTGGCGGAGGTAAAAATAAAATAGAAACTTTACACGAACTTCTTATTCAAAAAGAATTTAATAAAGTTCTAGTTTTTGGCCGAACCAAACACGGTGTAGAAAAACTTTCTAGAGCCTTGGTTGATCGGGGCTTTAAAGCCGACGCCATTCATGGCGATAAAAACCATTCCGGCCGACAACGCGCACTTACCGCTTTTAAAAATAATCGCGTACAGGTGTTAGTGGCTACAGACGTAGCGGCTCGAGGCCTAGACATTCCCAATGTTTCGCACGTTATTAACTTCGATTTGCCTAATACCTACGAAGACTATATACACCGAATTGGCCGAACAGGACGCGGCGACAAAATGGGCAAAGCTTTAACTTTTATAGATTAA